From the Burkholderia sp. WP9 genome, the window GAGAACAACTGCTCGCCGAGCTTGTTGCGCTCCAGCAGCCGGCGAAACTTCAACAGCGTCGTGCCATCGGGAACCCGCTCGCGCCCCAGGTCAATCCCGACGAATCGCCGCAATGCGGTGCTGTCCAGCAGCGCCTCCTCGCACGCCTCATCCGCCAGGTTGAACCAGTGCTGCACAAAGTGCATGCGCAGCATGCGCTCCAGACCCACTGGCGGGCGACCGCCTTGACCCTTCGGATAGTACGGCTCGACAACCTCGCACAATTGCGCCCACGGCACGATCTGCTCCATCGTCTCAAGGAACACATCGCGTTTGGTTGGCCGACGGTACTGTTCAAATCCGGCGCCTTGATCGGCCGCCATCGCAAGGGTCTGTTGTTTCATGCACATCTAACGATTGAACGCCCAATGCCGTTGACCTTTTTCAGCGTAGCCTTAACGCGGCCATGCGTAACGCGCTGCGCGAATAGTCGGAGAACGTGAGGAAGGTGCCGCCGAACGGAATATGCCCGCGATGCAGCGCGATGCCGTTCATCACCGCGCTCATGCCGAATTCGCGCACGCCGTAGTGCAGATAGTTGCCGCCTCGCAGTCCGTTGTCGTCGGCGTGCACGTCGACCGAGGTTTTCCAGTTGGTGAGGTTCGAGCCGGTCAGGTCGGCCGAACCGCCCAACAGTTCGGGCAATGCGCGAGCCAGCACGGTGATTGCCTGCTGCGAGGCCTTGCGGGTTGCAATCGATTCGGCCGCGTGGTCCGCGTCGCGCACCATCGCGCGGACCGCATCGCGCCACTGCGCGGGCAGCGTGCCTTGCGTGCGGCGCTCGAACTCGGCCGCTTCATGCGGATAGTGCTGGCGATAGGCTGCGAAACGCGTGTTCCAGTCGGCTTCGGCGCTCGCGCCTCGCTCGTTCGCGTCCCACAGCGCGCGAACCTCTGCGGGCATCGCGAACGGCGCATGCGGCCAACCGAGCACCCGCCGCATGTTCGCGACTTCGTCGGCGCCGAGCGGCGCGCCGTGTACATCGTGCGTACCCGCTTTTGACGGCGACCCCTTGCCGATCACCGTGCGGCAGCAGATCAGCGTCGGCCGGTCCGTTGCGCGTGCGCGCGCCAAGGCCTGGTCGACCGCGTCCACGTCGTGTCCGTCCACTTCGCGCACGACATGCCAGCCGTACGCCGCGAAACGCGCCGGGGTGTCGTCGCCGAACCACTGCGCGACGTGGCCGTCGATCGAGATGCCATTGTCGTCGTACAGCACCGTGAGCTTGTCGAGCTTCAAGGTGCCGGCGAGCGAAGCCGCCTCGTGCGAAATGCCCTCCATCATGCAGCCGTCGCCGGCAAATACATACGTGCGATGATCGACGATGGAATGGCCGGGCCGGTTGAATTCGCGCGCGAGCAGCGCCTCGGCGAGCGCCATGCCGACCGCGTTTGCCAATCCCTGCCCGAGCGGGCCAGTGGTCGTTTCGACGCCGGGGGTCACGCCCACTTCAGGATGCCCGGGCGTTTTGCTGTGCAATTGCCTGAACCGCTTGAGTTCCTCGATCGGCAGGTCGTAGCCGGTGAGATGCAGCAACCCATACAACAGCATGGAGCCGTGCCCGTTCGACAACACGAAGCGGTCGCGGTCGGGCCACGCCGGATGACGCGGATTGTGTTTCAGATGCCGGTCCCACAGCGCGACGGCAATCTCGGCCATGCCGAGTGGCATGCCGGGATGACCAGACTTTGCGGCTTCGACCGCATCGATCGCGAGCATGCGCAGCGCGTCGGCCATCAGCCGGGTTGCGGGTAGTGGGACGGGTAGTGCGACGGATTCTGCGACGGCACTCATCGAATGTCTCCTTGCTCGAAATGGACGGACCGTGTTGCGCGGCGCCTCAGGCGCGCGCCCGACGGTCGACCAGTTGCAGAATCATCGGCGTGAAAATCAGCTGCATCGCCAGACCCATCTTGCCGCCCGGCACGACGATCACATTCGGGCGCGACATGAACGAGTCGTGCAGCATGGTCAGCAGATACTGGAAGTCGATCCCCTTCGAGCGAGCGAAACGGATCACGACGAAGCTCTCGTCCGGCTGCGGAATTTCACGCGCGATAAACGGATTCGATGTATCCACCGTCGGCACGCGCTGGAAGTTCACATGCGTGCGCGAGAACTGCGGACAAATGTAGTTCACGTAGTCAGGCATACGCCGCAGGATCGTATCGACCACGGCCTCGTGCGAGTATCCGCGCATGGTCTGGTCGCGATGCAGTTTCTGGATCCATTCGAGGTTGATGATCGGCACGACGCCGATCAGCAGATCCGCGTGCCGCGCAATGTCGATATCGTCGGTCACCACCGCGCCGTGCAGACCTTCATAGAACATCAGGTCCGTGTCGGGCGTCACGTCCTCCCACGGCGTGAAAGTTCCGGCATCCTGCTTGTAGAGCCGCGTTTCGGGTTCGTCATGCACGTAGTGGCGCAACCTTCCGGTGCCGTTCTCGCCGTAACTGGCGAACAGGGACTCGAGCTCTTCGAGGAGATTCGCTTGCGGTCCAAAATGGCTGAAATTCGGCGCGCCATCCCGCTCGTGCTCTTTCATGGCCTCGCGCATGCCGTTGCGGTCATAACGATGAAAAGCATCGCCTTCCACGATCTGCGCGTTGATCTTTTCGCGCCGGAAAATATGGGTGAAGCTCTTCATCACGGTCGTTGTGCCGGCGCCGCTCGAACCGGTTACCGCGATGATCGGGTGTTTGACTGACATGCGCTTGTCTCCGGATAGTAGTGTTCTGGTCGGCCGCGCTTCGCGAGCCTGGGTATTCGGACCGCTAAGCGGTGAAACCCGGCAGGAACAGCGAGCGCCGGCTGAAAAGCGGTGAGCTGAAGGGTTGATCCTCGCCACGGTCGTATTCGCCGTGATAGCGGCCGATGCGCTCCACCTCGTTCTTCGAGCCGAGAATCACCGGCACGCGTCCATGCAGCGCGCGCGGCACCACGTCGAGAATGCGCTCGCGCCCGGTGATCGACAGACCGCCTGCCTGTTCGACGAGAAAGCTCATCGGGCTGGCTTCATACAGAAGCCGCAAGCGCCCTTCCATAGCCGCCGTCTTCGAGTCGCGCGGGTACATGAACACGCCGCCGCGCATGAGGATGCGATGCACCTCGGCGACCATCGAGGCGATCCAGCGCATGTTGAAGTCGCTCGCGCGGCATCCGCTGCGCCCGTCCTTGCATTCCTGCACATAGCGGCGCACCGGCGGTTCCCAGAACCGTTCGTTGGACGCGTTGATCGCGAACTCGACGGTGTCTTCGGGAATTCGGATATTCGAATGCGTGAGCACGAAGTTGCCGATGTCGCGCTCCAGTGTGAAGCCATGCGTACCGTTGCCGACCGAGAGCACGAGCATGGTCGATGGGCCGTAGACGGCGTAACCCGCCGCCACCTGTTCGCGGCCCGGCCGCAAAAACGCGGACTCGCCGATCGTGCCGCGCGGCTCGCCCGCGTTGCCGTCCACGCTGCCATCGCCATTGCGCAGCACCGAAAAGATCGACCCCACCACACCGTTGATGTCGATATTCGACGAACCGTCGAGCGGATCGAAGGCGAGCAGATAGTCGCCGCGCGGGTAGCCAGGCGGAATCGAATAGACGCTCTCCATTTCCTCGGACGCCATCGCCGCCAGCAGTCCGTCCCATTCGCATTGCTGCACGAAGATTTCGTTGGTCGCGACATCGAGTTTCTTCTGCTCTTCGCCGTGCGTGTTGAGACTTTGCGCGGAACCGTAGTTGCCGCCGAGCGCGCCTTTGGTGAGCATCGCGGAGATCGACTTGATCGCGGCGGCGACGTCGATCAGGAGCGCCGAGAGGCCGGCGTTACGTACCGTCCCCGCCGAACTGGGCTGGCGGTCGAGGGTGTCGATCAGAAACTTCGAAAGCGTCGTACGTCCGTCTTGCATGGCGATCTCCTGAGGATTGTTTTCGTTTAGCCTGGCGGCGCCGGCACGGCGCGCGTTGCATGAGGGGACGCAGGCGCCCCGGCGTTTGCGGCGAGCGGTTCAGTGAACACGCGGCTCGCACGCACGTCGGCTGCGGCGATCAGGGTGAGCGCGGCTGCGTCGATCGGCGCGCCGCCTTGCATCGCCGTGGCGAACAGACGATTGGCCTGGCGCAGCCTTGAGCGATCGAGCGCATTGCGCACCGAGCGGGCGTTGGCGAAATTCGCCTGGCGGGTGCGCAGGGCGAGATAGTCCGCGAAAGCGCGCCGCGAATCGCCGTCGAAACGGTAGTGCATCGTCGCGAGCATGCGCTCGGCAATGTCGAGCAGTTCCGCGCCGTCGTAGTCGGGAAACGTGATGTGATGCGCAATGCGCGAGCGAAAGCCCGGATTGCTCTCGAAGAACACTTCCATGCGATCCGCGTATCCGGCCAGAATCACCACCAGATCGTCGCGCTGGTTTTCCATGGTCTGAAGCAGGATTTCGATCGCCTCCTGACCGTAATCGCGTTCGTTTTCCGGGCGGTACAGGTAATAGGCTTCGTCGATAAACAGCACGCCGCCCATCGCGCGTTTCAGTACATCG encodes:
- a CDS encoding phosphoribulokinase, whose translation is MSVKHPIIAVTGSSGAGTTTVMKSFTHIFRREKINAQIVEGDAFHRYDRNGMREAMKEHERDGAPNFSHFGPQANLLEELESLFASYGENGTGRLRHYVHDEPETRLYKQDAGTFTPWEDVTPDTDLMFYEGLHGAVVTDDIDIARHADLLIGVVPIINLEWIQKLHRDQTMRGYSHEAVVDTILRRMPDYVNYICPQFSRTHVNFQRVPTVDTSNPFIAREIPQPDESFVVIRFARSKGIDFQYLLTMLHDSFMSRPNVIVVPGGKMGLAMQLIFTPMILQLVDRRARA
- a CDS encoding class 1 fructose-bisphosphatase; the protein is MQDGRTTLSKFLIDTLDRQPSSAGTVRNAGLSALLIDVAAAIKSISAMLTKGALGGNYGSAQSLNTHGEEQKKLDVATNEIFVQQCEWDGLLAAMASEEMESVYSIPPGYPRGDYLLAFDPLDGSSNIDINGVVGSIFSVLRNGDGSVDGNAGEPRGTIGESAFLRPGREQVAAGYAVYGPSTMLVLSVGNGTHGFTLERDIGNFVLTHSNIRIPEDTVEFAINASNERFWEPPVRRYVQECKDGRSGCRASDFNMRWIASMVAEVHRILMRGGVFMYPRDSKTAAMEGRLRLLYEASPMSFLVEQAGGLSITGRERILDVVPRALHGRVPVILGSKNEVERIGRYHGEYDRGEDQPFSSPLFSRRSLFLPGFTA
- the cbbX gene encoding CbbX protein, which encodes MTEAAAIDTNAPDTNAPFSAERDAAAVALHDRRAPAPQVDLAALYRDSGIGDVLAELDRDLVGLIPVKTRIREIAAHLLVERARDSLGLASGAPTLHMCFSGNPGTGKTTVALRMAEVLHRLGYIRRNHLVSVTRDDLVGQYIGHTAPKTRDVLKRAMGGVLFIDEAYYLYRPENERDYGQEAIEILLQTMENQRDDLVVILAGYADRMEVFFESNPGFRSRIAHHITFPDYDGAELLDIAERMLATMHYRFDGDSRRAFADYLALRTRQANFANARSVRNALDRSRLRQANRLFATAMQGGAPIDAAALTLIAAADVRASRVFTEPLAANAGAPASPHATRAVPAPPG